Proteins from a genomic interval of Vreelandella profundi:
- a CDS encoding tetratricopeptide repeat protein has protein sequence MLQASILFIQLEFRLAERLSHNRWLLPRSKRTQRLTMRLFKRCADAGHPDALSMYGHMLFHRSQTPQDKARGARYVLEAAHAGDLRSQYQVAQIHEHGCVQYPRREDYAVTWYARAAQAGHSLAAERLAQAYRLGELGLAVDGEQAAYWQRQATPQPLDEVAAA, from the coding sequence ATGTTGCAGGCATCAATATTGTTTATTCAGCTAGAATTTAGACTTGCCGAAAGGCTGTCTCATAATCGCTGGCTGCTGCCGCGCTCGAAGCGTACGCAGCGCTTAACGATGCGTTTATTTAAACGCTGTGCAGACGCGGGGCATCCTGATGCGCTGTCTATGTATGGCCATATGTTGTTTCATCGTAGCCAAACCCCGCAAGACAAAGCGCGCGGAGCGCGTTACGTTTTGGAAGCCGCGCATGCTGGAGACCTAAGGTCACAGTACCAGGTCGCACAAATCCACGAACATGGCTGTGTTCAATACCCGCGTCGTGAAGACTACGCGGTTACTTGGTACGCACGTGCCGCTCAAGCCGGTCATTCGTTAGCCGCTGAGCGCCTTGCTCAAGCCTATCGCTTGGGTGAACTAGGATTGGCCGTTGACGGTGAGCAGGCGGCTTACTGGCAGCGTCAAGCTACTCCACAGCCGCTAGACGAAGTAGCCGCGGCCTGA
- a CDS encoding DUF501 domain-containing protein yields the protein MVIRTNQVPDERQLAIIAQQLGRAPRGIEAVAATDGEGTPLVLRMEPIVDGKPFPTLYWLCSDVLKVEISRIEAVGVIKALEQRLQEEPEFLEAYQQSHRDYVTARWDYMSDAQREEVAQLGYTEVLTERGIGGITNWHQVRCLHTQYAHHLCGDNVIGQWMDQQHQIDRYLP from the coding sequence ATGGTGATACGCACCAATCAAGTTCCTGACGAGCGTCAGCTCGCCATTATTGCCCAGCAGCTTGGCCGCGCACCGCGTGGTATCGAAGCCGTTGCCGCCACTGACGGTGAAGGCACACCTCTAGTTCTGCGTATGGAACCCATTGTCGATGGTAAGCCTTTTCCAACGCTGTACTGGCTTTGCTCAGACGTGCTTAAAGTCGAGATTTCACGCATTGAAGCCGTTGGTGTTATCAAAGCGCTGGAGCAGCGTCTTCAGGAAGAGCCCGAGTTTCTTGAGGCTTACCAACAGAGCCACCGTGATTATGTCACCGCTCGCTGGGACTACATGAGCGACGCTCAGCGTGAAGAAGTCGCACAGCTAGGCTATACCGAGGTGCTGACCGAGCGCGGCATTGGTGGTATTACTAATTGGCACCAGGTGCGCTGCCTGCATACTCAGTACGCCCACCATTTATGCGGTGACAATGTGATCGGGCAATGGATGGATCAGCAGCATCAGATCGACCGCTACCTGCCCTAG
- a CDS encoding TIGR00730 family Rossman fold protein: protein MARICVYLGSREGNSPGFRQATNALGRALAERGHTLVYGGARLGLMGELANAALEAGGDVIGVMPDHLVDREQAHFGLSELIRVRNMHERKATMAANADAFIALPGGIGTFEELFETWTWGYLGLHTKPMGLLNVDEFYSPLLTFLDSTVGHGFLASATRDMLLDAATPNELLDALEEQL from the coding sequence ATGGCTAGAATTTGCGTTTACCTTGGCTCCCGTGAAGGCAACAGCCCCGGCTTTCGCCAGGCAACCAATGCGCTCGGCCGTGCACTGGCAGAACGTGGACACACACTGGTTTACGGCGGCGCGCGCCTTGGCCTAATGGGCGAGCTGGCTAATGCGGCTCTGGAGGCTGGCGGCGACGTCATTGGCGTGATGCCCGACCACTTAGTTGATCGCGAGCAGGCGCATTTTGGCTTAAGCGAACTGATCAGAGTGCGCAATATGCACGAACGCAAAGCCACCATGGCGGCGAATGCCGATGCTTTTATTGCCTTACCCGGTGGCATTGGGACATTTGAAGAGCTGTTTGAAACATGGACGTGGGGCTATCTCGGCCTACATACCAAACCTATGGGCTTGCTCAACGTTGATGAGTTTTACTCACCGCTGCTAACCTTTTTAGACAGCACCGTCGGCCATGGCTTTTTAGCCTCGGCGACTCGCGACATGTTACTAGACGCAGCGACGCCCAATGAATTGCTTGATGCACTAGAAGAACAGCTATAG